A genomic stretch from Halorhodospira halophila SL1 includes:
- the cas6 gene encoding CRISPR system precrRNA processing endoribonuclease RAMP protein Cas6 has translation MIRLHPLQLTFEAQDALVLPAQPGTLWRSAIGARLRADACITGASQCRGCRVAERCAYAQLFEPPRRHAGLAPRFRDPPRPWVIAPGPGGQRVAPGEHLELGLTLMADGLAYWPSLYRALQRLRLGPAPLRLVRAVSHPPQGEPAPAPAKPLPGYRPEPPAPPPEGSVQITLDSPLRLQRNGRPLTAEAFSPEPLIAALLRRITSLDETAPEVDHGALTRHAQEAVALRDPVLRWYDADRSSSRQGRRVPLGGLVGHFRLEGALAPIWPWLWTGQWVHAGKSAVMGLGRFRLVESEERGGVLGI, from the coding sequence GTGATTCGACTCCATCCGCTGCAGCTGACCTTCGAGGCGCAGGATGCGCTGGTGCTGCCGGCGCAGCCGGGGACCTTGTGGCGTAGCGCCATCGGGGCGCGGCTGCGAGCCGACGCCTGCATCACCGGCGCCTCGCAGTGCCGCGGGTGCCGGGTCGCCGAGCGCTGCGCCTACGCGCAGCTCTTCGAGCCGCCGCGCCGGCATGCCGGCCTCGCCCCGCGCTTTCGCGATCCACCTCGCCCCTGGGTGATCGCCCCTGGCCCCGGCGGGCAGCGGGTGGCCCCCGGCGAGCACCTCGAGCTCGGTCTCACCCTCATGGCCGATGGCCTGGCGTACTGGCCCTCCCTCTATCGAGCCCTTCAGCGGCTGCGGCTCGGGCCTGCCCCGCTGAGGCTGGTTCGTGCCGTCAGCCACCCGCCCCAGGGCGAGCCGGCCCCGGCGCCAGCCAAGCCGCTGCCGGGCTATCGGCCCGAGCCGCCCGCGCCGCCGCCGGAGGGCTCAGTCCAGATCACCCTCGACAGCCCCCTTCGGTTGCAGCGCAACGGCCGCCCGCTCACAGCCGAGGCATTTTCCCCCGAACCGCTGATCGCCGCGCTATTGCGCCGGATCACGAGCCTCGATGAAACGGCGCCCGAGGTCGACCATGGTGCGCTAACCCGTCATGCGCAAGAGGCCGTGGCCCTGCGTGATCCGGTGTTGCGCTGGTACGACGCCGATCGATCCTCGAGCCGCCAGGGCCGGCGCGTACCGCTCGGCGGGTTGGTCGGGCACTTCCGTCTTGAAGGCGCGCTCGCCCCCATCTGGCCGTGGCTTTGGACAGGGCAGTGGGTTCATGCCGGGAAAAGCGCCGTCATGGGCCTTGGGCGGTTTCGCTTGGTCGAAAGTGAGGAGCGAGGCGGTGTACTTGGGATCTAG